Genomic segment of bacterium:
ACTACCTCGCGGCTCTCGATCGCGAACTCGACACCGATCCGACCGACACCGATTCGCCGTTCTGACGAGAAACCAGCACTCGCGCGCGACCACGGCTAGATGATCAGATTTCTACGGTTTCTCGTGATCGCCAACAGCCGGTGCGCCAGCCTTCATCTGGGCATCGCATTCCAATGCGGCATGCACGTAGCCGAGCGCTCCGGTCGGCGTCGAGCCTCCCGGCGGATGCACCGCCGCCGGCTCTCCCCGACGACTTGCGGCCTCGACGCGTTCTTGGATCATTCGAGCTGCGTCCATCTCGTCATCGACCACGAAGACCTCGGCACCAAACAACTCGTCCAGAAGAACATTCCCGCTGCGCTCGTAGTCGGTGCCGGTACGCGGCACCACGCGCGGCAACACGAGTTCGCAACGCAGGCCGAGACGTGCCGCCGCCGCCGCCGTCTGGCGCGCGTGGTTGGATTGCACACCGCCCACCGTGATGACGGTTCGCGCGCCTTGCGCTCGAACCTCGCCCATCAGGTACTCGAGCTTCCGAACCTTGTTCCCGCCCATCCCGAGGCCGGTGCAGTCATCCCTCTTGACCCAGATCTCCGGGCCGCCAAGCGCTGCCGAGAGGCGGGCAAGATGCTCGAGCGGGGTGGGCGCGTGACCGAGCGGAACACGCGGGTAGGCCGCCAGGGGGCCAGCTTCGTGATCTGAAGGTTTCGTTCGTATCGACCGGTCGTCAGGCATAGAACCGGGTATCCCGGAATCCCCAAGGAAGTGCAACTTCCGGATCATCCATGAGGTGCGACTACTGAAGCGGCACGCGGCGCCCCTGGGGCCCCACGAGCGCCCTACCAGGCGTGGGCCTGCGCTCTGGCGAGTCGCCATGGTAATCGATTTGGCCTCAACTCAATACACTGTCAAGCTCAACTCCATCGGAGCAAACGAACGAGTCCCGCAATGGAGGCAAACATGAACCAAGAAGCGATTCGTACCTCGAAAGCGAATGGGATTGCGACGATCACGTTGAACCGTCCGGACAAGGCGAACACGCTACGCGCCGAAGTCATCCAGGGGCTCGACAATGCCCTTGCGGACGCCAACCGCGACAGCCAGGTCAAGGTCATCGTGCTCGAGGGCGCGGGGGACAATTTCTGCGCGGGCTTCGACTTCTCTGGTGGACTCGAGCACTACGAATCCATTGCGGAGGACGACTACGACCCCGGGATGGATGTCCACTGGGTGATCAATCGCTATTCGAGCTACCTCACCAGCTTCATGGGATTGTGGCGCGGCTTGAAGCCGACGATCGCCAAGGTTCACGGTTATTGCGTCGGGGGTGGATCCGAATTGGCGTTGTGTGCTGATCTGGTGATCGCCTCGGACGACGCGCGCTTCGGCACTCCCTACTCGCGCGTCTGGGGCTGCCATCTCACTGGAATGTGGGTCCAACGCCTCGGCCTGGCGAAGGCGAAATACTACGCACTCACCGGTGAATGGATCAGCGGCAAGGAAGCTGCCGCGATCGAGCTGATCAACTTCTCCTATCCGCTCGAGGAACTCGACGAACAGGTCCAGCGGCTTGCCGAGAAGCTCACGAACATCCCGCTGACACAATTGGCCGCGATGAAGCTCATCGTCAATCAAGCCCACGACAACATGGGCCTTCAGAGCACCCAGACTCTGGGCCCGATCCTGGATGGGATCATGCGAAACACACCCGAAGGCCGGGAGTTCGTGAACGTCGCCAAGACCGAAGGCGTGAAGGGCGCAATCACCAAACGCGACGGACCCTTTTCCGACTACAGCCAGGGAGCCAAGACGGAACAGCCGAGAAAACGCAGCGAATTGGCCTAATCCAGATCGCTGGCGGCGTGACGCTCGGGCACGCGTTCTTCTTCCGGGCCCCAAGCCTTGTTGACGCGTTGTCCACGTTGCACAGCAGGTCGTTCCTGGATTTCCGACGCCCAGCGCACGACATTCGTGTACGACTTCGCTTCGAGGAAGACCTCTGCATCGTAGATGTTGTTCAACACCACACTTCCGTACCAGGGAAAGGTGGCCATATCAGCGATCGTGTACTCGTCTCCGCCGAGGAACTTCCGCTCGGCCAGGTTCTGGTCCAGCACGTCGAGCTGGCGTTTCACTTCCATGGCGAACCGATTGATCGGGTACTCGAACTTCTCCGGCGCATAGGCGTAGAAATGGCCGAAACCTCCACCCAGGTACGGCGCGCTGCCCATCTGCCAGAAGAGCCAGGACATGCATTCAGCCCGAGCTGAAGGCTCCGTGGGAAGGAACGCACCGAACTTTTCCGCCAGATAGACCAGGATCGCCCCGGATTCGAAGACGCGGGTCGGTGGCGCCGTGCTGTGGTCGACCAGGGCTGGGATCTTGGAGTTGGGATTGGCGGCTACGAAGCCACTGCCGAATTGATCCCCCTCTCCGATATTGATGAAATACGCGTCGTACTCCGCCTCTTTGTTTCCAATCGCCAGCAGTTCTTCCAGAAGCACGGTGACCTTCACACCGTTGGGTGTCGCGAGGGAATAGAGCTGCAGGGAATGCTCGCCGACCGGAAGATCCTTGTCGTGCGTGGTTCCCGAGATGGGGCGATTGATGTTGGCAAATCGCCCTCCACTCTCGGAATCCCATTTCCAGACTTTCGGCGGGGTATACGAAGAAGAGTCACTCAAGAGGAGCCCTTTCCATCTGGCTTCAAGTCGTCGAACACTCGAAAAAGCTCGCGGAGCGCATGATCGGGCAATGTGGAGACAGAATCCAGTACGAATCCAGCGAGCATCGGCGCTTGTGACAACTCCCACCGCTAAGTGGGGCTATCCTATATCGCCCTGGCAGCCGGGCCGGCCCCCCATGCCGACGGGGTCCGGGAAGAAGAAGCCGCGGGAAGCGTATCACGACAAACCGGAGGACGAAGCGTTGGGACAAGAGAACAAGGAATTCGAGCTGCGAGGCGTGAACCATCTGGCGCTCGTTTGCAAGGACATGGCCCGCACGGTCGACTTCTACGCGAACGTGCTGGGGATGCCGCTCACCAAGACCATCGACCTCCCGGGCGGGATGGGGCAGCACTTCTTCTTCGACATCGGAAACGGCGACTCGCTGGCCTTCTTCTGGTTCCCCGAGGCGCCAGACCGCGCGCCGGGCGTCGCCTCCCCTGCCCACAACATGGGTGAAGGCTCCGTCACGACGGCCCACGGTTCGATGAACCATGTTGCCTTCGATATCGCCCCCGAGAAGATGGAGGTCTACCGGGAGCGCTTGCAGGCGAAGGGCGTCGAGGTCACGAAAATCGTCAACCACGACGGCTCGCCGATGCAGATCAGCCCAGAGGTGACGGAAGATGTCTTCATCCGCTCGATGTACTTTCTCGATCCGGACGGCGTGCTGCTCGAATTCGCCGCGTGGACACGCGACCTTCGCCCCGACGAAGCAGAGCACGAAGCGGCCACGGCAGAGGACAAGCAACGGTATCTCGAGGCTCAACGGGAGTTCATGACGCGCATGCGGGGAGACTCATGAGATGACGACCGTTCATGAGCCCGCTCGTGAGACGGAAGTCCTCACACGCTGCGACGTGCTCGTGGTTGGCGGCGGATCGGCCGGTACGGCCGCGGCGATCAGTGCGGCGCGCGAAGGTGCCCGTGTCGTCCTCGCAGAGCGCTACGGATCCTTGGGCGGCCTGGCGACGGGTGGCCTGATCGCGCTCCTGCTGACCCTCGATGACGGACTCGGCCGGCCGGTCATCGGGGGAATCT
This window contains:
- a CDS encoding pyridoxal-phosphate dependent enzyme; the encoded protein is MPDDRSIRTKPSDHEAGPLAAYPRVPLGHAPTPLEHLARLSAALGGPEIWVKRDDCTGLGMGGNKVRKLEYLMGEVRAQGARTVITVGGVQSNHARQTAAAAARLGLRCELVLPRVVPRTGTDYERSGNVLLDELFGAEVFVVDDEMDAARMIQERVEAASRRGEPAAVHPPGGSTPTGALGYVHAALECDAQMKAGAPAVGDHEKP
- a CDS encoding crotonase/enoyl-CoA hydratase family protein; its protein translation is MNQEAIRTSKANGIATITLNRPDKANTLRAEVIQGLDNALADANRDSQVKVIVLEGAGDNFCAGFDFSGGLEHYESIAEDDYDPGMDVHWVINRYSSYLTSFMGLWRGLKPTIAKVHGYCVGGGSELALCADLVIASDDARFGTPYSRVWGCHLTGMWVQRLGLAKAKYYALTGEWISGKEAAAIELINFSYPLEELDEQVQRLAEKLTNIPLTQLAAMKLIVNQAHDNMGLQSTQTLGPILDGIMRNTPEGREFVNVAKTEGVKGAITKRDGPFSDYSQGAKTEQPRKRSELA
- the yghU gene encoding glutathione-dependent disulfide-bond oxidoreductase → MSDSSSYTPPKVWKWDSESGGRFANINRPISGTTHDKDLPVGEHSLQLYSLATPNGVKVTVLLEELLAIGNKEAEYDAYFINIGEGDQFGSGFVAANPNSKIPALVDHSTAPPTRVFESGAILVYLAEKFGAFLPTEPSARAECMSWLFWQMGSAPYLGGGFGHFYAYAPEKFEYPINRFAMEVKRQLDVLDQNLAERKFLGGDEYTIADMATFPWYGSVVLNNIYDAEVFLEAKSYTNVVRWASEIQERPAVQRGQRVNKAWGPEEERVPERHAASDLD
- a CDS encoding VOC family protein gives rise to the protein MPTGSGKKKPREAYHDKPEDEALGQENKEFELRGVNHLALVCKDMARTVDFYANVLGMPLTKTIDLPGGMGQHFFFDIGNGDSLAFFWFPEAPDRAPGVASPAHNMGEGSVTTAHGSMNHVAFDIAPEKMEVYRERLQAKGVEVTKIVNHDGSPMQISPEVTEDVFIRSMYFLDPDGVLLEFAAWTRDLRPDEAEHEAATAEDKQRYLEAQREFMTRMRGDS